A genomic stretch from Aerococcaceae bacterium zg-1292 includes:
- a CDS encoding FtsW/RodA/SpoVE family cell cycle protein translates to MTEEKMPNQWMDSLKLVKRKFQASNLLIFIFIYLLIIIGMIFVFSATMYAGKGTGGRAVPFSYVSKQLTGVFVGSAMMAVMMLLPNKWYRSLTLIQVVLAVVDVILLYTALFGEVIYGASNWFNHFGINFQPAELYKATVAILVAWHMSFPVVQWSLKKLINNPMRLLGNRRGLISLGLIIFGILAMAKMPDYGMIMLILIAIFVAISINKWSLKQNIILYTSGAVAYYLFLWLANFKAADWINSEYHFFVRLGIFTNPFIDPLNKGFQLIQSIVAVSRGGWLGKGIGQGITKQLSLPEGQNDFIFAIMTEELGFVKIIAFLVFMLGVYLYLFKQALDCKDVFRKNVIIGLTIMFIVQSVVNIGGVLSVIPLTGVTLPFISSGGTSMMISMATIGIIQAMIIQERLAVNQVNGSDNDGKEFN, encoded by the coding sequence ATGACAGAAGAAAAGATGCCAAATCAATGGATGGATTCTTTAAAATTAGTGAAACGTAAATTTCAAGCGAGTAATTTACTCATTTTTATTTTTATTTATTTGTTAATCATCATTGGGATGATTTTTGTTTTTAGTGCGACAATGTATGCCGGTAAAGGTACCGGTGGACGAGCGGTTCCATTCTCATACGTAAGTAAACAGTTAACCGGTGTATTTGTAGGTTCTGCCATGATGGCAGTGATGATGTTATTGCCGAATAAATGGTATCGCAGTTTGACATTAATTCAAGTGGTTTTAGCGGTTGTAGATGTCATTTTGCTCTATACTGCCTTATTTGGTGAAGTAATCTATGGCGCCAGTAACTGGTTTAATCATTTTGGAATTAACTTCCAGCCAGCTGAGTTGTATAAAGCGACTGTGGCGATATTAGTGGCGTGGCATATGAGTTTTCCAGTAGTACAATGGAGTTTGAAGAAACTCATCAATAATCCCATGCGATTGTTAGGAAATCGACGTGGATTAATTTCATTAGGACTGATTATATTTGGTATTCTTGCGATGGCGAAGATGCCGGATTATGGGATGATTATGTTGATTTTAATTGCCATATTTGTGGCGATTTCGATTAATAAATGGTCGCTTAAACAAAATATTATCTTATATACCTCCGGAGCAGTAGCTTACTACTTATTTTTATGGCTTGCCAATTTTAAGGCCGCTGATTGGATTAACAGTGAATACCACTTTTTTGTACGACTTGGCATTTTCACCAATCCTTTTATTGACCCATTAAATAAAGGGTTCCAGTTGATTCAATCCATTGTTGCTGTAAGCCGTGGCGGTTGGCTAGGCAAAGGGATTGGACAAGGTATTACTAAACAACTGAGTTTACCAGAAGGGCAAAACGACTTTATTTTTGCAATTATGACTGAAGAACTGGGCTTTGTAAAAATTATCGCATTCTTAGTCTTTATGCTGGGTGTCTATTTATATTTATTTAAACAAGCCCTTGATTGTAAAGATGTATTTCGTAAAAATGTCATCATTGGACTGACCATCATGTTTATTGTACAATCGGTGGTCAATATTGGTGGGGTACTTAGTGTGATTCCTTTGACAGGGGTGACCTTACCATTTATTAGCTCTGGTGGTACGAGTATGATGATTAGTATGGCAACAATCGGGATTATTCAAGCAATGATTATTCAAGAACGTTTAGCAGTCAATCAAGTGAACGGAAGTGATAATGATGGAAAAGAATTCAATTGA
- a CDS encoding YlbG family protein has product MMEKNSIEFSLMERQALVVWLYTLKQLKQIRKFGHVQFISKRMRYVILYVNREDEEDTVKKLRRLHFVQKVEKSYRDEIDMTWKDAIPNRKDKDHENHQEESSQEPNFIQTLVSTLHEKDAGK; this is encoded by the coding sequence ATGATGGAAAAGAATTCAATTGAGTTTAGTTTAATGGAGCGGCAGGCACTTGTCGTTTGGCTCTATACTTTAAAACAATTAAAGCAAATACGTAAATTTGGACATGTGCAATTTATTAGTAAACGTATGCGTTACGTTATTTTGTATGTCAATCGTGAAGATGAAGAAGATACAGTAAAAAAATTGCGTCGCTTGCATTTTGTACAAAAGGTAGAAAAAAGTTACCGTGATGAGATTGATATGACGTGGAAAGATGCGATTCCAAATCGTAAAGATAAAGACCACGAAAATCATCAAGAAGAAAGTAGTCAAGAGCCGAATTTTATTCAGACTTTAGTATCCACTTTGCATGAAAAGGATGCAGGAAAATGA
- the rsmD gene encoding 16S rRNA (guanine(966)-N(2))-methyltransferase RsmD yields the protein MRVVAGKYGSRPLKAVPGKNTRPTTDKIKESLFSMLGGFFDGGTVLDLYGGTGGLAIEAISRGMDKAYICEQYRPALKIIAENIVMTKEPERFIVLAGNNRQQLAQLGDVIFDLVLIDPPYKKQMIEQDVEWLAQHRLISEDTIILCETDDETQLPDTLLNWYKIKFKTYGNTHIHVYQYDETLNA from the coding sequence ATGAGAGTGGTAGCAGGAAAATATGGTAGTCGACCACTAAAGGCAGTACCTGGTAAGAATACACGACCGACCACTGATAAAATTAAAGAGAGTTTGTTTAGTATGCTAGGCGGCTTTTTTGATGGGGGTACGGTATTGGATTTATATGGCGGCACGGGTGGTTTAGCGATTGAAGCAATATCACGGGGGATGGATAAAGCCTATATTTGTGAACAGTATCGTCCAGCATTAAAAATTATCGCTGAAAATATAGTGATGACAAAGGAACCAGAACGGTTTATTGTATTGGCAGGAAATAATCGGCAACAGTTAGCGCAGTTGGGCGATGTAATATTTGATTTAGTTTTGATTGACCCACCTTATAAGAAGCAAATGATTGAACAAGACGTTGAGTGGTTAGCGCAGCATCGACTGATATCAGAAGACACGATAATTTTGTGTGAGACGGATGATGAGACACAATTACCTGACACTCTACTTAATTGGTACAAGATAAAGTTTAAAACATATGGTAATACACATATTCACGTGTATCAGTATGATGAGACATTGAATGCATAA
- the coaD gene encoding pantetheine-phosphate adenylyltransferase has product MNKRIGIFPGSFDPLTYGHLDLIKRSSLLFDELIVLVAVNTSKKALFSPEEKVALVKAVVKDIPNVTVESFSDGLVATYYQEKQASALIRGVRNALDFEYESNISIINRKQHEELETILMYANEEYRYLSSSLIKEIAYFNGDISEMVPPIVRQAIEEKYQQMSR; this is encoded by the coding sequence ATGAATAAGCGAATTGGCATTTTTCCGGGAAGTTTTGATCCATTGACGTATGGCCATTTGGATTTAATTAAGCGTAGCAGTTTATTATTTGATGAATTGATTGTATTAGTAGCGGTAAATACGAGTAAAAAAGCTTTATTTTCACCAGAAGAAAAGGTTGCTTTGGTTAAAGCGGTGGTTAAAGACATACCGAATGTGACAGTAGAATCTTTTTCTGATGGATTAGTGGCAACGTATTATCAAGAAAAACAAGCGTCTGCGCTAATTCGCGGCGTGCGAAATGCATTAGACTTTGAATATGAAAGCAATATTTCGATTATTAATCGCAAACAACATGAGGAATTGGAGACAATTTTAATGTATGCGAATGAAGAATATCGTTATCTCAGTTCGAGTCTAATTAAAGAAATTGCATATTTTAATGGTGATATTAGTGAAATGGTACCGCCAATTGTACGACAAGCAATTGAAGAAAAATATCAGCAAATGAGTCGTTAG
- a CDS encoding cold-shock protein, producing the protein MEQGTVKWFNSEKGFGFIEREGAADVFVHFSAIQGDGYKTLEEGQAVSFEVEEGARGPQAANVVKA; encoded by the coding sequence ATGGAACAAGGTACAGTAAAATGGTTTAATTCAGAAAAAGGTTTCGGATTTATTGAAAGAGAAGGCGCAGCAGATGTGTTCGTTCATTTTTCAGCAATCCAAGGCGACGGTTATAAAACTTTAGAAGAGGGACAAGCAGTTTCTTTCGAAGTTGAAGAAGGCGCTCGTGGACCTCAAGCTGCGAATGTGGTTAAAGCTTAA
- a CDS encoding MurR/RpiR family transcriptional regulator: MSFFGKIDFNSLSDTEKVLYHYMSSNIEKIPYMRIREVATESHTSASSVMRFIRKLGFGSYAEFKLSAKTQQPSNLSVLNSENLISPGTFASNTEFVLQQIAEKMLEAENVIFYGIGASGTICEYAARRFATLGINSFALIDNTYPVIAKLRNTTDNMIVILSISGATNEINEIVNGFRNLPDFTIVSITSNASSQLALMSDYVLDYHVEQWRINLYEDLTSQIPAMFLIEALSKTLYKLISKETL, encoded by the coding sequence ATGTCCTTTTTTGGAAAAATTGATTTCAATAGTTTATCAGATACTGAGAAAGTTTTATATCATTATATGTCAAGCAATATTGAAAAAATCCCTTATATGCGTATACGGGAAGTGGCAACAGAGTCGCATACTTCTGCTTCATCAGTAATGCGCTTTATTCGCAAACTAGGATTTGGTAGTTATGCAGAATTTAAATTGAGTGCAAAAACACAACAACCAAGTAATCTTTCAGTATTAAACAGTGAAAATCTCATATCACCAGGGACTTTTGCGAGTAATACAGAATTTGTTCTTCAACAGATTGCGGAAAAAATGCTAGAGGCTGAAAATGTTATCTTTTATGGAATAGGAGCTTCTGGGACTATTTGTGAATATGCTGCTCGACGGTTTGCGACACTAGGAATTAATAGTTTTGCTCTGATAGATAACACGTATCCGGTGATTGCAAAATTGCGTAATACGACGGATAATATGATTGTTATTTTGTCAATTTCAGGTGCAACTAATGAAATTAATGAAATCGTCAATGGTTTTAGGAATTTACCAGATTTTACAATTGTCTCGATAACAAGTAATGCTTCAAGTCAACTTGCGCTCATGTCGGATTATGTTTTAGATTATCATGTAGAGCAATGGCGTATTAACTTATATGAAGATTTAACCTCACAAATTCCGGCAATGTTTTTAATTGAAGCACTGTCTAAAACATTATACAAACTAATTTCTAAAGAAACATTATAG
- a CDS encoding 6-phospho-beta-glucosidase, giving the protein MKQMPKNFLWGGAVAAHQIEGAWNQRGKGISTADVMTAGSNGIAREITDGILSNKYYPNHEAIDFYHRYKEDIQLFKELGLKAFRTSINWTRIFPNGDDDEPNEAGLQFYDDLFDELIDNGIEPVITLSHFEIPFQLYKKYGGFRSKKVIDFFVNYAAVVMERYKDKVKYWMTFNEINNQADGQHDVHTWTNSAILFEEGENREEIIYQAGLNELIASAKVVKLGHEINPNFQIGCMMAYVPVYPYSSNPDDQMAALKVMQRRYFYSDIHAKGKIPNYILNEWENKGYNIIYSQEELQALKEGTVDYIGFSYYMSGTVTTLADKGGFDIPDYKQSKWLSNPYVKASDWGWQIDPVGLRYILNVIYERYDLPLFIVENGFGAYDTVEADGTINDQYRIDYLKAHIEQLRSAVLEDGVNLIGYTPWGIIDIVSFGTGEMEKRYGMIYVDKDNQGNGTLERMKKKSFEWYQRVIESNGEVL; this is encoded by the coding sequence ATGAAACAAATGCCAAAGAATTTTCTTTGGGGTGGGGCAGTGGCAGCCCACCAAATTGAAGGTGCCTGGAATCAAAGAGGAAAAGGTATTAGTACAGCAGACGTTATGACTGCTGGTAGTAATGGTATTGCTAGAGAAATTACAGATGGCATCTTATCAAATAAATATTATCCTAATCATGAAGCTATTGACTTTTATCATCGATATAAGGAGGATATTCAATTATTTAAAGAATTAGGATTGAAAGCTTTTAGAACTTCTATCAATTGGACACGTATTTTTCCTAATGGAGATGATGATGAACCTAATGAAGCGGGATTACAATTTTATGACGATTTATTTGATGAATTAATTGATAATGGGATTGAGCCAGTGATTACTCTATCGCATTTTGAAATTCCTTTTCAGCTTTATAAAAAATACGGTGGTTTTCGTAGCAAGAAAGTAATTGACTTTTTTGTTAATTATGCAGCAGTAGTAATGGAGCGATATAAAGATAAAGTAAAATACTGGATGACTTTCAATGAGATTAATAATCAAGCTGATGGACAGCATGACGTTCATACATGGACGAATTCCGCAATTTTATTTGAAGAAGGGGAAAATCGAGAAGAGATTATTTATCAAGCTGGTCTGAATGAATTAATAGCCTCAGCTAAAGTTGTGAAATTAGGTCATGAAATTAATCCGAATTTCCAAATTGGTTGCATGATGGCGTATGTTCCTGTGTATCCTTATTCAAGTAATCCAGACGATCAAATGGCTGCACTTAAAGTGATGCAACGTCGCTATTTTTATAGTGATATACATGCCAAAGGTAAAATTCCAAACTATATCTTAAATGAATGGGAGAATAAAGGCTACAATATCATTTATAGCCAAGAGGAGTTGCAAGCATTAAAAGAAGGAACGGTTGATTATATCGGATTTAGTTACTATATGTCTGGTACTGTTACCACATTAGCTGATAAAGGAGGGTTCGATATTCCTGATTATAAACAATCTAAATGGTTGAGTAATCCGTATGTTAAAGCAAGCGACTGGGGATGGCAAATTGATCCAGTTGGTTTGCGATACATATTAAATGTGATATATGAACGCTATGACTTGCCATTATTTATTGTAGAAAATGGTTTTGGTGCCTATGATACAGTTGAAGCAGATGGAACCATTAATGACCAATACCGCATTGATTATTTAAAAGCTCATATCGAACAATTACGGTCAGCTGTGTTAGAAGATGGGGTAAATTTAATTGGCTATACACCGTGGGGCATTATTGATATTGTCAGCTTTGGCACCGGCGAAATGGAAAAACGTTATGGCATGATTTATGTTGATAAAGATAATCAAGGTAATGGAACATTAGAGAGAATGAAGAAAAAATCATTTGAGTGGTATCAACGAGTGATTGAAAGCAATGGTGAAGTGTTGTAG
- a CDS encoding sugar ABC transporter permease, translating to MVKCCREEEQCLQESRRELSANQRLKNWFSNFFKQWELQTMVWPAIIFMLIFNFYPIYGLIIAFKRYTVIDRIDTAPWVGFENFKIIWRDSFFWASVVNTLGISFMKLFLGFGVPIVLAIMIYEMRDGKFKKLIQTISYMPYFLSWIVLGGMLINWLSTTGLLNNILAGLGFQIKNENYLLTAKNYWWIAVLSDIWKNAGWGTILYLATLAKIDPSYYEAAEIDGASRMQQIRHITIPSLKNIIVLNFILSVSGLLGSNLDQTMVLMNSQNQPKAEVINSYVYRMGIAQGDFSYATAVGLGVSLISVILLVTSNQITKKINDNQSVL from the coding sequence ATGGTGAAGTGTTGTAGAGAGGAGGAGCAGTGTTTGCAAGAGAGTAGGAGAGAGTTATCAGCAAATCAGCGCTTAAAAAACTGGTTCAGTAATTTTTTCAAACAGTGGGAGCTACAGACAATGGTCTGGCCAGCAATCATTTTTATGTTAATCTTTAACTTTTATCCAATTTATGGTCTGATTATTGCATTCAAGCGGTATACAGTGATTGACCGCATCGATACAGCACCATGGGTAGGTTTTGAAAATTTCAAAATTATCTGGCGCGATAGTTTCTTTTGGGCTTCCGTTGTCAATACATTAGGCATAAGTTTTATGAAACTATTTTTAGGCTTTGGAGTCCCAATCGTATTAGCGATTATGATTTATGAAATGCGCGATGGAAAATTCAAAAAATTGATTCAGACAATTTCTTATATGCCGTATTTTTTGTCATGGATTGTCCTTGGTGGGATGTTAATTAACTGGTTATCAACTACAGGATTATTAAATAATATTCTTGCTGGATTAGGATTTCAAATTAAAAATGAAAATTACTTGTTAACTGCTAAAAACTATTGGTGGATTGCAGTACTATCGGATATATGGAAAAACGCAGGATGGGGCACAATTCTATATTTAGCTACACTAGCCAAAATAGACCCATCATATTATGAAGCAGCTGAAATCGACGGTGCATCACGGATGCAACAAATTAGGCACATTACAATACCTTCATTAAAAAATATTATCGTATTAAATTTTATTTTATCAGTGAGTGGGTTATTAGGTTCGAACTTAGACCAAACAATGGTATTAATGAACAGCCAAAACCAGCCTAAGGCAGAAGTTATTAATTCTTATGTTTATCGTATGGGGATTGCTCAAGGGGATTTCTCTTATGCAACTGCTGTTGGGTTAGGTGTATCATTGATTTCTGTCATTTTATTAGTAACATCGAATCAAATAACAAAGAAAATCAATGATAATCAATCGGTACTTTAG
- a CDS encoding carbohydrate ABC transporter permease codes for MKKDKDSLWFDIINILLLSLFTLTIVVPLWNILVSSFASSQALARGNYVLFPKEWSFSNYVSVFNDKSIWKAFSISVLKTVIGVVTHVFFCAMMAFAMSKKELKGRKLYSAMGITTMFFSGGMIPTYLLFRQLGLLNSFWVYIIPALLSYYDVIILMNFFRNVPDSLEESAKIDGAGYWRIFLQIMLPLSKPALATIALFNGVNQWNDFMTAKIFVTNRELFPLQMKLYEIIVQSQTDTVKNIGTAVAQGTTRGIQLATIVVTTVPILIIYPLLQKYFISGMMVGAIKE; via the coding sequence ATGAAAAAGGATAAGGATAGTTTGTGGTTTGATATCATAAATATCTTGTTATTATCCCTATTTACCTTAACCATTGTCGTGCCATTATGGAACATATTGGTGTCATCCTTTGCCTCCAGTCAAGCATTAGCCAGAGGAAATTATGTACTGTTTCCTAAGGAATGGTCTTTTAGCAACTATGTATCAGTTTTTAACGATAAAAGTATTTGGAAAGCTTTTAGTATTTCAGTGTTAAAAACCGTAATTGGTGTGGTGACGCATGTATTTTTCTGTGCCATGATGGCTTTTGCAATGAGTAAGAAAGAATTAAAAGGTAGAAAGTTATATTCTGCTATGGGAATTACAACGATGTTTTTCTCAGGTGGTATGATTCCAACTTACTTATTATTTAGACAGTTAGGCCTATTAAATTCGTTTTGGGTGTACATTATTCCAGCCTTACTAAGTTACTATGATGTTATCATTTTGATGAATTTCTTCCGTAATGTTCCGGATTCATTAGAAGAATCAGCAAAAATTGATGGAGCAGGTTATTGGCGCATATTTTTACAAATTATGTTGCCGTTATCAAAGCCAGCATTGGCGACGATTGCTTTGTTTAATGGCGTCAATCAATGGAATGATTTTATGACAGCGAAAATTTTTGTTACAAACCGAGAATTGTTTCCATTGCAAATGAAGCTGTATGAAATCATTGTTCAATCACAAACAGATACAGTTAAAAATATAGGAACAGCTGTTGCACAAGGTACAACGCGTGGTATCCAGTTAGCCACCATTGTTGTAACAACGGTTCCAATATTAATTATTTATCCCTTGTTACAAAAATACTTTATCTCCGGTATGATGGTCGGAGCGATTAAAGAATAA
- a CDS encoding sugar ABC transporter substrate-binding protein, with the protein MKKWTSILLLSALLAGCGNGGGTAEKNNSAEEETARYELNPEEPAWKLDKKEEPTEFTWYVNADWWNDSWGEDTVTKQIEKDLNIKVKFIKGDDTSLNTMFASEELADIVTIFDASSQVAQQANTWAYPLNDLAEKYDPYWNKVASEDTMNWFQLSDGKTYGYPSYSNSSEDYEKDLIPANTNFIIRKDVYEAIGKPDFNTPEAFVAGLNKIKEQFPDLIPFGFNALGEGTGSLGGAFQDFIGVPLTTKNDEFYDRNLDEDYLTWMKTLRQAHSEGLISDDSFTDDGTAFEEKVQTGRYATIFADGTAQMSGFLQDWYSANQGSEYIAIDGPQSTKGNKPTINQSGVSGWMINYINKDVKDPAKAIQLFTYLQSEYGGLLTTFGIEGETFQYDSEGKIELLPEIQQIKDSDSERYKKEYRLSEFIFFGHDKYQTYASEKTATPALIQLREWGKGKLVPHFIIENTNPTSGTPEARNLSGINTNWNTTLVGMIRAGSEEEFDRLIEEYKTFQKNNGWEDIVKIRTEKIKANKEKLGIE; encoded by the coding sequence ATGAAAAAGTGGACAAGTATATTATTGCTTTCAGCATTATTGGCCGGTTGTGGTAATGGGGGAGGAACTGCAGAAAAAAATAATTCAGCTGAAGAAGAAACAGCACGTTACGAATTGAACCCTGAAGAACCTGCATGGAAATTAGATAAAAAAGAAGAACCGACTGAATTTACCTGGTATGTGAATGCGGATTGGTGGAATGATTCGTGGGGAGAAGATACTGTTACAAAGCAAATTGAAAAGGATTTAAATATTAAGGTAAAATTCATTAAAGGTGATGATACGAGTTTGAACACAATGTTTGCTTCAGAGGAATTGGCAGATATAGTAACGATTTTTGATGCTAGTTCCCAAGTAGCGCAACAAGCTAATACATGGGCCTATCCATTAAATGATTTAGCAGAAAAATATGACCCATACTGGAATAAAGTTGCGTCTGAAGATACAATGAATTGGTTCCAATTATCAGATGGAAAAACATATGGTTATCCAAGTTATTCGAATTCATCTGAAGATTATGAAAAAGATTTGATTCCAGCCAATACAAATTTTATTATCCGAAAAGACGTGTATGAAGCCATTGGCAAACCAGATTTTAACACACCAGAAGCCTTTGTAGCTGGATTAAATAAAATAAAAGAACAATTTCCAGACTTGATTCCTTTTGGATTCAATGCATTAGGTGAAGGGACAGGTTCTCTCGGTGGCGCATTCCAAGATTTTATAGGGGTACCATTAACAACAAAAAATGATGAATTTTATGATCGCAACTTAGATGAAGACTATTTAACGTGGATGAAAACATTACGTCAAGCTCACTCAGAAGGATTGATATCTGATGACAGTTTTACAGACGATGGAACAGCTTTTGAAGAAAAAGTTCAAACAGGTCGCTATGCAACCATTTTTGCTGATGGTACCGCCCAAATGTCTGGGTTCCTACAAGATTGGTATTCAGCTAATCAAGGTTCGGAATATATTGCGATTGATGGACCACAAAGTACCAAGGGCAACAAGCCAACAATTAACCAAAGTGGTGTTTCTGGGTGGATGATTAACTATATTAATAAAGATGTAAAAGATCCAGCAAAAGCTATTCAATTATTTACCTATTTACAAAGTGAATATGGTGGATTGTTAACTACATTTGGTATTGAAGGTGAAACCTTCCAGTATGATAGTGAAGGCAAAATTGAATTATTACCAGAAATTCAGCAAATTAAAGATAGCGATTCTGAACGCTATAAAAAAGAATATCGGTTAAGTGAGTTTATTTTCTTTGGGCATGATAAATATCAAACCTATGCGAGTGAGAAAACTGCAACACCTGCTTTAATTCAATTAAGAGAATGGGGCAAAGGTAAACTGGTGCCACACTTTATCATAGAAAACACTAATCCTACGTCAGGTACGCCTGAAGCACGTAATTTATCGGGTATAAATACTAATTGGAATACCACCTTAGTTGGAATGATTCGTGCAGGTAGCGAGGAAGAATTTGATCGATTAATTGAAGAATATAAAACATTCCAAAAAAATAATGGATGGGAAGATATTGTCAAAATTAGAACAGAAAAAATAAAAGCAAATAAAGAAAAACTGGGAATAGAATAA
- a CDS encoding glycosyl hydrolase, translating to MIITCYMTSDENNQFRSVDFNKIRIDTAENIITFDVNSTIKQQQIDGFGASFTDASAFLINQCLPDELKNRLMKELFDSVEGIGISALRNPMGACDYARTIYSYNDLPEGMNDPGQNKFSIAHDLESILPLTKQALDINPKMKIFASPWSPPGWMKTSADMRGGQLLTKYYESYAIYFVKFIEAYQQHGIDIYAVTPQNEPLYEPTHYPSMEFLACDEARFVSEYLKPNFVKAGIHTKIFGYDHNWDRVDYAFDLMDYAYDSFDGIAWHWYGGRPISQTRVQAFFPEKEIHFTEGSGGDWIPGFEQAFANLMRTGISILRHNSKSMILWNIALDEDNGPCVPGFGKSTCRGLVKVFQKEQRYELTQDYYGLAHFSKCIQPGAYRLESNDHVLIKNVIFENIDGSRVAVIFNDSTSEMNIQLNGFDKQNNLMFKLKEKSAITLYFK from the coding sequence ATGATAATAACATGTTATATGACAAGTGATGAAAACAATCAGTTTAGGTCAGTCGATTTTAATAAGATTCGTATTGATACGGCAGAAAATATTATTACTTTTGATGTCAATTCAACCATCAAACAGCAACAGATTGATGGTTTTGGTGCCTCCTTTACCGATGCCTCTGCCTTTTTAATTAATCAGTGTTTACCGGATGAATTAAAGAATCGATTAATGAAAGAATTATTTGATTCAGTTGAAGGAATCGGCATTAGTGCGCTTAGAAATCCAATGGGTGCTTGTGATTATGCAAGAACTATTTATAGTTATAATGATTTACCTGAAGGCATGAACGATCCTGGACAAAATAAGTTTTCAATTGCACATGATTTAGAGAGTATTCTTCCTCTAACAAAACAAGCACTGGATATCAACCCGAAAATGAAAATATTTGCATCTCCTTGGAGTCCACCTGGCTGGATGAAGACGAGTGCAGATATGAGAGGCGGGCAGTTGTTAACTAAATATTACGAGAGTTATGCTATTTATTTTGTTAAATTTATTGAAGCATACCAACAACACGGCATTGATATTTATGCCGTGACCCCACAAAATGAGCCATTATATGAACCGACTCATTATCCATCAATGGAATTTTTAGCTTGCGACGAAGCAAGATTTGTAAGCGAATATTTAAAACCTAATTTTGTTAAAGCGGGTATTCACACTAAAATCTTTGGTTATGATCATAATTGGGATAGAGTGGACTATGCTTTTGATCTGATGGATTATGCTTACGACTCATTTGATGGCATTGCATGGCACTGGTACGGAGGCAGACCGATTTCGCAGACGAGAGTACAAGCGTTTTTCCCTGAAAAAGAGATACATTTTACCGAAGGTTCAGGTGGAGATTGGATACCAGGATTCGAGCAAGCTTTTGCAAATTTAATGCGAACAGGGATATCAATATTAAGGCATAATTCAAAGTCCATGATTTTATGGAATATCGCACTTGATGAAGATAATGGACCGTGTGTACCGGGTTTCGGTAAAAGTACTTGTCGTGGGCTAGTAAAAGTATTTCAAAAAGAACAGCGTTATGAGTTAACACAAGATTATTATGGCTTAGCACATTTTAGTAAATGTATTCAACCAGGTGCGTATCGCTTAGAATCTAATGACCATGTATTAATAAAAAATGTTATATTTGAAAATATTGATGGGTCAAGAGTCGCGGTAATATTTAATGATTCTACGAGTGAAATGAATATACAATTGAATGGTTTTGATAAGCAGAATAACTTAATGTTCAAATTAAAAGAAAAAAGTGCGATAACTTTATATTTTAAGTAA